One genomic segment of Clavelina lepadiformis chromosome 3, kaClaLepa1.1, whole genome shotgun sequence includes these proteins:
- the LOC143450483 gene encoding uncharacterized protein LOC143450483: protein MAFAGTLGYDAASGFPRSYHSCEIKQQPVSHEVLLPPTYSTYNGVSRHNSDQQHTFSITSSPTFFRQGAEVYASSPWQASSCNPNPASPYKYQYGELQLALHNSTSLNFNLPVGFPHHALQAGQPFFPYNAFQHPQSDLRQDLTCKWTRKRSVAFNTESSYSADNKLSNYQVEICNNVFHSMLELVTHVNRDHVGGPEQTDHTCYWQDCPRNHKPFKAKYKLVNHIRVHTGEKPFLCPYPGCGKVFARSENLKIHKRTHTGEKPFCCEFNGCNRRFANSSDRKKHTHVHTTDKPYLCKVYGCDKSYTHPSSLRKHMKLHEANGDISCSGELDIGPTGISLPLSLCAVKSVNTMHQVSAKSASSKDSCATPTNDICQANMSPFSSVSSTGETSSPSTSGCDESTVLPFFPNPSISTSEPVQESKYIVEEHFQELVPSEGAWSFGIATSDEQAACGYTSKPHFSTSSIDSYYCFQQQQCHFQTHSMPNHFACNVKPNTCNFTHLSSN, encoded by the exons atggcGTTTGCCGGCACGCTTGGATATGACGCAGCGTCAGGTTTTCCGCGGTCTTATCACTCGTGCGAAATAAAACAACAGCCCGTCTCCCACGAAGTCTTATTGCCGCCAACTTATTCCACGTACAATGGGGTATCCCGCCATAATTCTGATCAGCAGCACACTTTCTCAATTACTAGTTCACCTACATTTTTTCGTCAAGGTGCTGAAGTTTATGCATCGTCACCTTGGCAAGCGTCGAGTTGCAATCCAAATCCAGCTAGTCCCTACAAATATCAATATGGTGAACTTCAACTTGCCTTACACAATTCAACCTCTTTGAACTTCAACTTACCCGTTGGCTTTCCTCACCATGCTCTGCAAGCAGGGCAACCATTTTTTCCGTACAATGCCTTCCAGCATCCTCAGTCAGACCTGCGGCAAGATCTCACTTGCAAATGGACTAGAAAACGCTCAGTTGCTTTTAATACTGAAAGTTCCTATTCAGCTGACAATAAGTTATCGAACTACCAAGTGGAAATATGCAACAATGTTTTCCATAGCATGTTAGAACTTGTAACTCATGTGAACAGGGATCATGTTGGTGGACCAGAACAAACGGATCATACCTGCTACTGGCAAGATTGCCCACGAAATCACAAACCATTTAAGGCAAAATACAAACTAGTTAATCACATCCGAGTACACACTGGTGAAAAACCTTTTCTGTGTCCATACCCAGGCTGTGGAAAAGTGTTTGCCAGAAGCgagaatttaaaaatacataaaagaACCCATACAG GAGAAAAACCATTTTGCTGTGAATTCAATGGCTGTAATAGAAGGTTCGCCAACAGTTCCGATCGGAAGAAACATACACATGTGCATACAACAGACAAGCCTTACTTGTGTAAA GTATACGGGTGCGATAAAAGCTACACGCATCCAAGCTCATTAAGAAAGCACATGAAACTGCACGAAGCTAATGGAGATATTTCCTGCAGCGGAGAGCTTGATATCGGTCCTACCGGAATTTCGTTACCTTTATCATTATGTGCTGTCAAGAGTGTTAATACCATGCACCAAGTTTCTGCAAAAAGTGCATCTTCGAAAGACAGCTGCGCTACTCCTACAAATGATATTTGTCAAGCAAACATGTCGCCGTTTTCATCTGTTTCTTCAACGGGAGAAACGTCTTCACCTTCCACTTCGGGATGCGATGAAAGCACAGTGCTTCCTTTTTTCCCTAATCCCAGCATTAGCACATCTGAGCCTGTGCAAGAATCCAAATATATTGTGGAAGAACATTTCCAGGAACTAGTTCCTTCAGAGGGTGCGTGGTCTTTTGGTATTGCCACTAGCGACGAACAGGCAGCATGTGGTTACACCTCAAAGCCACACTTTTCCACCAGTAGCATTGACTCCTATTATTGCTTTCAGCAACAGCAGTGTCATTTTCAAACCCACAGTATGCCAAATCATTTTGCGTGTAACGTAAAACCAAATACATGTAACTTTACTCATTTATCATCCAACTAA